One Paenibacillus crassostreae DNA segment encodes these proteins:
- a CDS encoding glycosyltransferase: MLNNMILNKPKIYIFCFGFKRERDIEAIKKEARTYYQFYKSISQSLEFKFISLENELLDNEEIYDADNDVYYWSYNFNELIQQQSPTIAHVFVDSLDGYFLFEKNYSSKSIITFNTVTGIDAFREFDEGYLEHLRHAIDVGNLYLFVESKVVKDEFLKMGLQTYLMYPRIKALRNRPEMIENKPFTIGFASAPLSKKDWEGRGIQLLVSLAAQLKHYKFKIAWRNEGYDDFIALLNENNLTNFEVYNGYLDMNDFYKGVDVMLAPYTTQKNNHSCPLSILESILLGIPVAVTNVVGLQDVVEQYNFGVVSKCEVGELAEKVGILEKNYDFYKKNAEDLGSELFDINKLDNNNYLKIYDEVIYQVAAPTLNEWRSQLNANNKYLVMNQDGMAEYYNDSFIANNYDESRFSEFPMRTYDLLERNALNILTEKHSPKGIGMNNILDIASGEGRIMRSLLEYGQITAVENSAFMISVSVRKLSDINKVTYVKNDFFSFITDEKYDIISVFRFIRHFNYLDRIILYQKIYKLLNDDGIIIADFPNKQAETQLRSVYQWGSFNVYDVFWNEFEIINELNDNGFQILDSISVGEYLNKGIMNNDELPLSRIVCFGKR, translated from the coding sequence ATGTTAAATAATATGATTTTAAATAAACCCAAAATCTATATTTTTTGTTTTGGATTTAAAAGAGAAAGAGATATTGAGGCAATAAAGAAGGAAGCTAGAACGTACTATCAGTTTTATAAAAGTATTAGCCAGAGTTTGGAGTTTAAATTTATCTCGCTCGAGAATGAGTTGCTAGATAATGAGGAAATATATGATGCTGATAATGATGTATATTATTGGAGTTACAATTTTAATGAGTTAATCCAACAACAATCTCCTACGATTGCTCATGTTTTTGTCGACAGTTTAGATGGATATTTCCTTTTCGAAAAAAATTATTCGAGTAAGTCTATTATTACTTTTAATACAGTGACCGGTATTGATGCATTTCGTGAGTTCGATGAAGGCTATTTAGAGCATTTAAGACATGCTATTGACGTTGGGAACCTATATTTATTTGTAGAATCAAAGGTTGTTAAGGATGAATTTCTAAAGATGGGATTACAAACTTACTTAATGTATCCTCGCATTAAAGCGCTAAGGAATAGACCCGAGATGATTGAGAATAAACCTTTTACTATTGGATTTGCTTCAGCACCCTTATCAAAAAAAGATTGGGAGGGTCGTGGAATTCAGCTCCTAGTATCCCTGGCTGCTCAATTGAAGCACTATAAATTTAAAATTGCATGGAGAAATGAAGGGTATGACGACTTTATTGCGTTATTAAATGAGAATAATTTAACCAATTTCGAAGTCTATAACGGATATTTAGATATGAACGATTTTTATAAAGGTGTTGATGTCATGCTTGCTCCATATACAACACAGAAGAATAATCATTCATGTCCACTATCTATATTAGAATCAATTCTTCTAGGAATACCTGTAGCCGTAACGAACGTTGTTGGTTTGCAAGATGTCGTAGAACAATATAACTTTGGAGTAGTTTCCAAATGTGAAGTTGGCGAATTGGCTGAGAAAGTCGGTATTTTAGAGAAAAACTATGATTTTTATAAAAAAAATGCAGAGGATTTAGGCTCGGAATTATTTGATATAAACAAACTAGATAATAATAATTATCTTAAAATATATGATGAAGTCATATATCAGGTAGCAGCTCCAACTCTGAATGAATGGCGAAGCCAATTGAATGCTAATAATAAGTATTTGGTCATGAATCAGGATGGAATGGCGGAGTACTACAATGATTCTTTTATAGCAAATAATTATGATGAATCAAGGTTCTCAGAATTCCCGATGCGTACGTATGATCTTCTTGAGAGAAATGCTCTAAATATACTTACTGAGAAGCATTCTCCAAAAGGTATAGGAATGAATAACATTCTTGATATTGCCTCAGGTGAGGGCAGAATAATGCGTAGTTTATTGGAGTATGGACAAATAACAGCGGTTGAAAATTCTGCATTCATGATCTCTGTGTCTGTTAGAAAACTAAGTGATATAAACAAGGTCACTTATGTGAAAAATGATTTCTTCAGCTTTATAACGGATGAAAAATACGATATTATCTCTGTTTTTAGATTTATTAGACACTTTAATTATTTAGACCGGATTATATTGTATCAGAAGATATACAAGCTATTGAACGATGATGGAATTATAATTGCAGACTTTCCGAACAAACAAGCCGAAACACAGTTGCGATCAGTTTATCAATGGGGATCATTCAATGTATATGATGTATTTTGGAATGAATTTGAGATTATTAATGAACTTAATGATAATGGATTTCAGATACTTGACTCAATATCCGTTGGTGAATATTTGAATAAAGGAATAATGAATAATGATGAACTTCCTTTATCCAGAATTGTCTGTTTCGGTAAAAGATAG
- a CDS encoding GDP-mannose 4,6-dehydratase gives MRNVLITGINGFAGRHLGEHLKKNHYKVYGTTRESNNCADPSKYVDEMIVSDLDSKENIIELIKRAKPEVIFHLAAQSNIKESWDHPSSTMYANVVKSLFLFEAVKEISKTIRVINIGSSEEYGHYEGMSFPILEGSPLHPLNPYGASKMNISILAKQFSESFDMDIIHLRPFNHIGTGQIKGFVVPDFAHQIVNIESGLQEPIISVGNLTSKRDFTDVRDMVMGYLLAAEKGVKGEVYNLCSGKEISIQHLLNLMISLSDKSVTVNQDLNKMRPVDIPTYFGSNKKFVEQTGWECCIDIIQTLEDVLNEIRKRDWKRLT, from the coding sequence ATGAGAAATGTATTAATAACAGGAATTAATGGTTTCGCCGGAAGGCATCTGGGTGAACACTTGAAGAAAAACCATTATAAGGTTTATGGAACGACTAGAGAATCTAATAATTGTGCGGATCCATCTAAATATGTTGATGAAATGATTGTTTCAGATTTGGATAGTAAGGAAAATATTATTGAGCTAATTAAGCGTGCTAAACCTGAAGTTATCTTTCATTTAGCTGCGCAGAGTAACATAAAAGAATCATGGGATCATCCAAGTTCAACGATGTATGCTAACGTAGTTAAAAGCTTGTTCTTATTTGAAGCAGTTAAAGAAATCTCAAAAACGATCCGTGTGATTAATATTGGATCTTCTGAGGAATATGGTCACTATGAAGGAATGTCATTTCCGATACTTGAGGGAAGTCCACTGCACCCGTTAAATCCTTATGGAGCATCTAAGATGAATATATCCATATTAGCTAAACAATTTTCTGAAAGTTTTGATATGGATATTATTCATTTAAGACCGTTCAATCATATTGGAACTGGACAAATAAAAGGCTTTGTAGTTCCTGACTTCGCGCATCAAATTGTGAATATTGAATCGGGACTTCAAGAACCAATCATATCCGTTGGTAATCTTACGTCAAAGAGAGACTTTACGGATGTAAGGGATATGGTAATGGGTTATCTTTTAGCTGCAGAAAAGGGAGTTAAGGGTGAAGTTTATAATCTCTGCTCAGGAAAAGAAATATCTATACAACATTTATTGAATTTGATGATTTCCTTGTCCGATAAATCGGTGACAGTTAACCAAGACTTGAATAAAATGAGACCGGTTGATATTCCAACATATTTCGGATCTAACAAGAAATTCGTAGAACAGACTGGTTGGGAATGTTGTATAGACATTATTCAAACACTTGAAGATGTATTAAATGAAATAAGAAAAAGAGATTGGAAGAGGTTGACATGA
- a CDS encoding mannose-1-phosphate guanylyltransferase yields the protein MTITCVIMAGGKGERFWPKSRTNLPKQFLNISGNKSMIQQSIARLEKLVDISQIFIVTNELYAELIKAQIPHLPLANIIIEPVGRNTAPCIGLASIIIEERFPDSTMIVIPSDHIIENEEGFIQILETAVEVAQDNSNLVTLGIQPTYPETGYGYIESSDQFELINQLSVHKVSKFVEKPNLETAQSYLESGNFFWNSGIFVWKVETIRSYIKDLMPEMHDILETMKTVFESKDRDAIIRSEFIKMPDQSIDYGIMEKVSNIYVIPCVFGWDDVGSWTALERINELDENGNVIKGNILNLDTKRCIIESNGKLIATLGIEDLIIVDTEDVTLICTKDKAQEVKLLLKELRMQKLEKYL from the coding sequence ATGACAATTACTTGTGTAATCATGGCAGGGGGTAAAGGCGAAAGATTCTGGCCTAAAAGCCGAACTAATCTCCCTAAACAGTTTTTGAATATCTCGGGTAACAAATCGATGATTCAACAATCTATAGCACGACTAGAGAAGTTGGTTGATATTAGCCAGATATTTATTGTGACCAATGAATTGTATGCTGAATTAATTAAAGCGCAAATACCACATTTGCCGTTAGCAAATATTATTATTGAGCCAGTTGGAAGAAACACGGCACCATGTATTGGGTTGGCGTCGATTATTATTGAGGAACGCTTTCCGGACAGCACAATGATTGTAATTCCTTCTGATCATATTATTGAGAATGAAGAAGGATTTATACAAATTTTGGAAACCGCTGTAGAAGTGGCGCAGGATAATAGCAACTTAGTGACGCTAGGTATCCAACCAACTTATCCAGAGACCGGATATGGATATATTGAAAGTAGTGACCAATTTGAACTAATTAATCAATTATCTGTTCACAAAGTAAGTAAATTCGTTGAGAAGCCCAATCTTGAAACAGCTCAATCTTATCTGGAATCAGGAAATTTCTTCTGGAACAGTGGAATTTTTGTTTGGAAAGTTGAGACAATAAGAAGCTATATAAAGGATCTAATGCCGGAGATGCATGATATCTTGGAGACTATGAAGACAGTATTTGAATCTAAAGACCGTGATGCGATCATTCGGTCAGAGTTTATTAAAATGCCAGACCAATCTATCGACTACGGTATTATGGAGAAGGTCTCTAATATATATGTTATTCCTTGTGTGTTCGGGTGGGATGATGTTGGTAGTTGGACAGCCTTAGAACGGATTAATGAGCTCGATGAGAATGGCAATGTAATTAAAGGTAATATATTAAACCTTGATACGAAACGTTGTATTATTGAGAGTAATGGTAAGTTGATTGCCACCTTAGGAATTGAGGATTTAATTATTGTTGATACTGAGGATGTAACTTTGATCTGTACAAAGGATAAAGCGCAGGAAGTAAAACTACTTCTGAAAGAATTACGTATGCAGAAACTTGAAAAGTATTTATAA
- a CDS encoding glycosyltransferase family 4 protein: protein MKKKIAICHAQVPFVKGGAELLVTSLSTELLRRDFNVDIVQLPFKWYPNEQLIQSMMNWKFIDLSESNGEKIDLVIGTKFPSYGVNHNNKVTWLVHQFRQIYDLQGTKYSQYDFSPESLSIKELVSRYDNNSLSDSKEIFTIAQNTTDRLERFNHIKSEVLYHPPKHVGLYFNNSFDNYILSVGRLDKLKRIDILIESLKQTDSSIKCIIAGQGPERENLERLVSKLGLNDRVKFLGFVEDKQLLKLYADCLAVYFAPYDEDYGYVTLEAFLSAKPIITLNDSGGVLEFVKDEINGFVLTNTNEISSKIDYLYRNKQVAKEFGVMGYESVKHITWDHVIDRLTETIR from the coding sequence ATGAAGAAGAAAATTGCTATTTGCCACGCTCAGGTTCCTTTTGTTAAAGGAGGTGCTGAGTTATTAGTTACTTCATTAAGTACGGAGTTGCTTCGTAGAGACTTTAATGTTGATATTGTTCAGCTGCCGTTCAAGTGGTATCCAAACGAACAACTGATTCAAAGTATGATGAACTGGAAGTTCATTGATCTTTCGGAAAGTAATGGAGAAAAGATCGATCTTGTTATAGGGACTAAATTTCCTTCTTACGGTGTAAATCACAATAACAAAGTTACTTGGTTGGTTCATCAATTCAGACAAATATATGACTTGCAGGGGACGAAATATAGTCAGTACGACTTTTCTCCAGAAAGCCTATCAATTAAAGAATTAGTTAGTCGATATGATAACAACAGTTTAAGTGATTCAAAGGAAATTTTTACTATAGCTCAAAATACCACTGACCGATTAGAAAGATTTAATCATATTAAGTCGGAGGTGTTATATCATCCTCCTAAACATGTTGGGCTTTACTTTAATAATAGTTTTGATAATTATATATTGTCAGTAGGTAGACTTGATAAATTAAAAAGAATAGACATATTGATAGAATCGTTAAAACAAACAGATTCTAGTATTAAATGTATTATAGCAGGACAAGGACCAGAACGAGAAAATCTTGAGCGATTGGTATCAAAGTTAGGATTAAATGATAGAGTGAAGTTCCTTGGATTTGTTGAAGATAAACAATTGCTTAAGTTATATGCCGATTGTTTAGCAGTTTACTTCGCACCGTATGATGAGGACTATGGATATGTTACTCTGGAGGCTTTCTTATCAGCAAAACCAATAATTACATTGAACGATTCAGGTGGAGTATTAGAATTTGTGAAGGATGAGATTAACGGTTTTGTGTTAACAAATACGAATGAGATCTCTTCCAAAATAGATTACTTATATCGGAACAAACAAGTGGCTAAAGAGTTTGGAGTAATGGGTTATGAATCTGTTAAACATATTACGTGGGATCACGTGATAGATCGATTAACGGAGACAATAAGATAG
- the gmd gene encoding GDP-mannose 4,6-dehydratase: MTKRALITGITGQDGSYLAELLLSKGYKVFGLRRRTSVPILENIEHLMNDIEFIDGDLLDMGSLINAVRISNPDEVYNLAAQSFVATSWIQPVATGQATGIGVTNMLEAVRLTKPDARFYQASSSEMFGKVVETPQKETTPFYPRSPYGVAKVYGHWITVNYRESYDMYACSGILFNHESPRRGIEFVTRKVTDAVARIKLGLQNELRLGNLDAKRDWGFAGDYVKAMWLMLQQDKADDFVISTGETHTIEELVEIAFSHVGLNWRDYVVVDQKFVRPAEVELLLGDCSKAKEELGWELEVGFEQLVKMMVDSDLAKLKSK; the protein is encoded by the coding sequence ATGACTAAACGTGCACTAATCACAGGAATCACAGGACAAGATGGATCATATCTGGCGGAACTTTTGTTATCTAAAGGCTACAAGGTATTCGGCTTACGTCGAAGAACGAGTGTGCCAATCCTTGAAAATATCGAACACTTGATGAATGATATAGAATTTATTGATGGTGATTTGCTTGATATGGGTTCTCTAATAAATGCAGTGCGTATCTCTAATCCTGATGAAGTCTATAATTTGGCAGCTCAATCTTTCGTTGCAACTTCTTGGATTCAACCAGTTGCAACAGGACAAGCAACGGGTATTGGTGTCACTAATATGCTGGAGGCAGTACGTTTAACGAAACCCGATGCAAGATTTTATCAAGCTTCTAGCAGTGAAATGTTCGGGAAAGTAGTGGAAACACCGCAAAAGGAAACTACGCCATTCTATCCTCGTAGTCCTTATGGTGTCGCTAAAGTATACGGTCACTGGATTACAGTGAACTATAGAGAAAGCTATGATATGTATGCATGTTCAGGCATTTTATTCAATCATGAATCACCACGTCGTGGCATTGAATTCGTAACACGCAAAGTCACTGATGCGGTTGCCAGAATCAAACTGGGATTGCAGAATGAACTACGTCTCGGCAACTTAGATGCCAAGAGAGATTGGGGCTTTGCAGGCGATTATGTCAAGGCGATGTGGTTAATGCTACAACAAGATAAGGCTGATGATTTCGTTATATCTACTGGAGAGACTCACACTATTGAAGAATTAGTGGAAATAGCATTCAGTCATGTTGGTTTGAACTGGAGAGACTATGTAGTTGTTGACCAGAAGTTTGTTAGACCGGCTGAAGTGGAATTGCTACTTGGTGACTGTTCGAAGGCGAAAGAAGAATTAGGCTGGGAACTTGAGGTTGGTTTTGAGCAATTAGTGAAGATGATGGTTGATAGTGATCTAGCAAAATTGAAAAGTAAATAG
- a CDS encoding ABC transporter permease, whose amino-acid sequence MRLHTVYMVWDMVKRDFRNKYAGSFFGLLWTLLLPMASIVIYTTVFSQLMAAKLPNMTGKLDYSVYLSSGILAWTIFNITITRFQNIFIENSNIVKKIYFPKFVLFLSLLISSIIELIVNYALLLVVLLLLGYSVHINYPLVLLIIVLQQIFCTGIGLILSVFNVHFRDLNQITSIVIQLWFWLTPIVYVVDILPVGLKNLMYLNPIYYFMKGYQVLILEGRLENILIMMCISIGTYIVGWIVYKVMIDDISDLI is encoded by the coding sequence ATGAGACTTCATACTGTTTATATGGTTTGGGATATGGTGAAGCGAGACTTTAGGAATAAATATGCTGGATCATTTTTTGGATTGCTTTGGACTCTTCTATTACCAATGGCGTCGATCGTTATCTATACTACGGTATTTTCTCAACTGATGGCTGCAAAGCTTCCCAATATGACGGGTAAGTTGGATTATAGCGTCTATTTAAGTTCAGGTATATTAGCATGGACTATATTTAATATTACGATTACTCGTTTTCAAAATATATTTATTGAGAACTCAAATATTGTGAAGAAAATTTATTTTCCTAAATTTGTACTTTTCTTGTCGTTATTGATTTCGTCTATTATTGAACTAATTGTAAATTATGCCTTGTTATTAGTTGTTTTGTTACTACTAGGATATAGTGTGCATATTAACTATCCATTAGTTTTACTAATTATAGTTCTTCAACAAATATTTTGTACTGGTATTGGATTGATTCTTTCAGTATTTAATGTTCATTTTAGAGATTTAAATCAAATTACGTCGATCGTTATTCAGCTATGGTTTTGGTTAACTCCAATTGTTTATGTCGTTGATATTCTTCCTGTAGGATTAAAGAACTTAATGTATCTTAATCCTATCTATTACTTTATGAAAGGATATCAAGTTCTGATTCTCGAGGGACGGTTGGAAAATATATTGATAATGATGTGTATTTCTATAGGTACCTATATAGTAGGGTGGATTGTTTATAAAGTAATGATTGATGATATATCTGATTTGATTTAG
- a CDS encoding glycosyltransferase → MFNISNKLYLVLYKFGILTKPVLKRIFPSSLIQRTKKRLLKSAFPIDNNKKGFSNNEVLYIEGVNLLGYARAEMGIGESCRIAAKSMDAVDLSFGILNFTGTNSARMSDLTWAKKEISEPIYNVNIFHINAEQMIEVYAHYGNTIFQNRYNIGYWHWELPDFPDEWQESFSLVDEIWAPSTFVVDSIAMKSPVPVVKIPHSIEVNINEIRDRAYFNLPERTFLFLSMYDLKSYQQRKNPQASIKSFQLAFQPDDVSVGLVIKVNSATRPSQELDELYSLIGNYKNVYLIEKTLSRNDTNALIFVTDSYISLHRSEGFGLGLAEAMYLGKPVIGTNWSSNTDFMDHSNSCLVDYNLIKLNHNHGPYKAYQHWADPDVEHASRYMRKLCEDRNFYKEISLKGEQDIKRNYSPQVIGEMIEKRLQYINLWKFGG, encoded by the coding sequence GTGTTTAACATTAGTAATAAGTTATATCTGGTTCTTTATAAATTTGGCATATTGACGAAGCCTGTATTAAAAAGGATCTTTCCTTCATCATTAATCCAACGAACTAAGAAAAGGTTATTAAAGTCAGCATTTCCTATTGATAATAACAAAAAAGGTTTTTCGAATAATGAGGTTCTTTATATAGAAGGTGTTAATTTACTAGGATATGCTAGGGCTGAGATGGGAATTGGCGAGTCCTGCAGAATAGCTGCTAAAAGTATGGATGCAGTAGACCTTTCGTTTGGGATACTTAACTTCACAGGTACAAATAGTGCCAGAATGTCCGATTTGACTTGGGCAAAGAAGGAAATATCTGAACCTATTTATAATGTGAATATATTTCATATTAATGCAGAACAAATGATTGAAGTATACGCACATTACGGGAATACGATTTTTCAAAATAGATATAACATTGGATACTGGCATTGGGAGTTACCAGACTTTCCTGATGAATGGCAAGAGAGCTTTAGTCTAGTGGATGAAATATGGGCACCCTCAACATTTGTAGTAGATTCTATTGCAATGAAAAGTCCAGTTCCTGTTGTGAAAATACCACATAGTATTGAAGTGAACATTAATGAAATTCGAGATCGGGCTTACTTCAATTTACCAGAAAGGACATTCTTGTTCCTCTCTATGTATGACTTGAAAAGTTATCAGCAAAGGAAGAATCCACAAGCATCTATCAAGTCCTTCCAATTAGCTTTCCAACCAGATGATGTATCTGTTGGATTGGTAATAAAAGTGAATAGTGCAACACGTCCTTCACAGGAATTAGATGAACTTTATTCACTAATAGGAAATTATAAGAATGTATATCTAATTGAAAAAACGTTATCAAGAAATGATACTAATGCTTTAATTTTCGTAACAGACAGTTACATATCTCTTCATCGAAGTGAAGGCTTTGGTCTTGGACTGGCAGAAGCTATGTATCTAGGTAAACCGGTCATTGGGACCAATTGGTCATCAAACACTGATTTTATGGATCACAGCAATTCATGTTTAGTAGATTACAATTTAATTAAGCTTAATCATAATCACGGTCCATATAAAGCATACCAACACTGGGCGGATCCAGATGTTGAGCATGCAAGTAGATATATGCGAAAACTTTGTGAGGATAGAAACTTTTATAAAGAGATTTCGTTAAAAGGTGAGCAAGACATTAAAAGAAATTACTCTCCACAAGTTATAGGTGAAATGATCGAGAAAAGGCTACAGTATATTAATTTGTGGAAATTTGGAGGATGA
- a CDS encoding ABC transporter ATP-binding protein: MNQYDAQIKLMDDQVALLATQGQMNSVGLFITNIGSEVWYAYDRENPILVGYHYNDDQGVLREGLRTKLPYNLAPGDSVLLKCSFILETKAKDVILHWDLVHENKSWFEAYGSTILTVSVNLSDKFIQGNVLHEDTAIICENISKRFKMYPKNSSKIKEFLSLGIKKGHQDFWALKNLSFEVKKGETYGIVGFNGSGKSTLLSILAQTKQPTQGQFEVNGRIAALLELGAGFHPELTGRQNVMYNSYLYGIPSYEIEDKMEDIKEFASIGDFFDKPVKSYSSGMYVRLAFALAIHVDPDVLIIDEALAVGDEVFQRKCYSKFEEFKALGKTIILVTHDLNAVRALCDRVAIIYDGNLIFEGNSNDVVNYYQKMSLTANLQMSDQLTTEVNEIRYGNGKARIVEYKLTDELKNESTVFKTGEKINIHLKAEVSDTINVPVVGVIIKTINGIEVFGTNTKILGCESTTVVKGNMICSEISLPMYLNEGTYFLTLGITDQSNGETVTVDRMIDVTFIRVVSETKSIGLVNLNLGGEAKIDVK, translated from the coding sequence ATGAATCAGTATGATGCGCAAATAAAGTTGATGGATGATCAGGTTGCTTTGTTAGCTACTCAAGGACAAATGAATTCTGTGGGTTTGTTCATAACAAATATAGGTAGTGAAGTTTGGTATGCTTATGATAGAGAGAATCCAATTCTAGTAGGGTATCATTATAACGATGATCAAGGAGTTCTCAGAGAAGGTCTGAGAACAAAGTTACCTTACAATTTGGCTCCAGGTGATAGTGTATTACTCAAATGTAGTTTTATTCTAGAGACAAAAGCTAAAGATGTTATTTTACATTGGGATTTAGTGCATGAGAATAAATCGTGGTTTGAAGCATATGGATCTACGATATTAACAGTCTCAGTAAACCTTAGTGATAAGTTTATTCAAGGAAATGTACTTCATGAAGATACTGCTATTATTTGTGAGAATATATCAAAAAGATTTAAAATGTATCCTAAAAATAGTTCCAAAATTAAAGAGTTTTTATCATTGGGTATAAAAAAGGGTCACCAAGACTTTTGGGCTCTTAAAAACTTGTCATTTGAAGTGAAAAAAGGTGAAACGTACGGTATCGTTGGATTTAATGGTTCTGGAAAAAGTACACTTCTTAGTATACTTGCTCAGACAAAACAACCAACGCAAGGTCAGTTCGAGGTCAATGGTAGAATTGCGGCATTGCTAGAGTTAGGTGCAGGATTCCATCCGGAATTAACAGGTCGACAAAATGTCATGTACAACAGTTATTTATATGGGATACCTAGTTATGAGATTGAAGACAAGATGGAGGACATTAAGGAATTTGCTAGTATTGGCGATTTTTTTGATAAACCAGTTAAAAGTTACTCAAGTGGGATGTATGTTAGACTGGCCTTTGCTTTAGCAATTCACGTTGATCCTGACGTACTGATTATAGATGAGGCGTTGGCTGTAGGGGACGAAGTGTTTCAACGGAAATGTTACTCGAAATTTGAGGAGTTTAAGGCCTTAGGGAAAACTATTATATTAGTGACACATGATTTGAATGCGGTTAGAGCATTGTGTGATCGCGTTGCAATTATTTATGATGGGAATTTAATATTTGAGGGTAATTCTAACGATGTAGTTAATTATTATCAAAAGATGTCTCTAACAGCAAATCTGCAGATGTCCGATCAACTCACAACAGAAGTAAATGAAATTAGATATGGTAATGGAAAAGCAAGAATAGTTGAATATAAATTAACTGATGAATTAAAAAATGAATCTACTGTATTTAAGACAGGAGAAAAAATTAACATTCATTTAAAGGCTGAAGTTTCGGACACTATTAATGTGCCAGTTGTAGGGGTTATTATTAAAACCATTAATGGAATTGAGGTTTTTGGAACTAATACAAAGATACTGGGCTGTGAATCTACTACAGTAGTAAAAGGAAATATGATATGTAGCGAGATTTCACTTCCGATGTACTTAAATGAGGGGACTTATTTTCTTACATTGGGTATTACAGATCAATCAAACGGAGAAACTGTAACCGTAGATCGTATGATTGATGTAACATTTATAAGAGTTGTATCGGAAACTAAGAGTATTGGATTAGTGAATTTAAATTTGGGGGGAGAGGCTAAAATCGATGTTAAATAA